From Cellulosimicrobium cellulans, the proteins below share one genomic window:
- a CDS encoding MBL fold metallo-hydrolase has translation MDRPRGLPPTPPSDAPSDTPPDAPSDTVSGDGSGEPAVTVRVVVAPVFGTNCTVLSAPGGDCVVVDAGAGVADAVVALVESVGLVPRAVLATHGHVDHTWDAAALADRFDVPVVLHAADAYRLADPFGSLEHAPLGRDQRARSLVSGPLGAALADAGARPEDYREPTRVETLDVAAGEELALRWGDLALRAVGAPGHTEGSTLYLVGEPGTGVVLSGDVLFAGSVGRTDLPGGDGTTMARTLRDVVGRLDPAWDVLPGHGPATTVARELATNPFLAG, from the coding sequence GTGGACCGACCCCGCGGCCTCCCGCCGACGCCCCCGTCCGACGCTCCGTCCGACACCCCGCCCGACGCTCCGTCCGACACAGTGTCCGGCGACGGCTCCGGCGAGCCCGCCGTGACGGTGCGCGTCGTCGTCGCGCCCGTCTTCGGGACCAACTGCACGGTGCTGAGCGCCCCGGGCGGCGACTGCGTCGTGGTCGACGCCGGCGCGGGGGTGGCGGACGCGGTCGTCGCCCTGGTCGAGTCCGTGGGGCTCGTCCCGCGCGCCGTGCTCGCGACGCACGGCCACGTGGACCACACGTGGGACGCGGCGGCGCTCGCGGACCGGTTCGACGTGCCCGTCGTCCTCCACGCGGCCGACGCCTACCGGCTCGCGGACCCGTTCGGCAGCCTCGAGCACGCCCCGCTCGGCAGGGACCAGCGCGCTCGCTCGCTCGTCTCCGGCCCGCTCGGCGCGGCGCTCGCGGACGCCGGGGCCCGGCCGGAGGACTACCGCGAGCCGACCCGCGTGGAGACGCTCGACGTCGCCGCGGGCGAGGAGCTGGCGCTCCGCTGGGGCGACCTCGCGCTGCGCGCGGTCGGTGCCCCGGGGCACACCGAGGGGTCGACCCTCTACCTCGTGGGGGAGCCGGGCACGGGGGTCGTGCTGAGCGGCGACGTGCTCTTCGCCGGGTCGGTCGGCCGCACGGACCTGCCGGGCGGCGACGGCACGACGATGGCCCGCACGCTGCGGGACGTCGTCGGGCGCCTCGACCCGGCGTGGGACGTGCTGCCGGGGCACGGCCCCGCGACCACGGTCGCGCGCGAGCTCGCGACCAACCCCTTCCTCGCGGGCTGA
- a CDS encoding energy-coupling factor transporter transmembrane component T family protein, which translates to MTAPRLTVLERWNPTVKLATVLVLSTAALLVTDPVTPATGWVLTVAALLVLGRVPGRTLALAHVPFVVFATSLLVVNVVTRPGGDAVPLGPLTVGADGLTIGAALAVRTLFVGALSLALVLTTDPVRLMTSLHQHARLPATWTFAVLAAHRLLVELPDAWHTIRCAQAVRDPRRHPGRLPRSPRSLGAAAFALLVGAVRRSERLTVALESRGLGSGPRTTSRPVPLRVPDVVAAGAVLAVAGAVVAAGVLGGWVTGIGALTA; encoded by the coding sequence GTGACCGCACCCCGCCTGACGGTCCTCGAACGGTGGAACCCCACGGTCAAGCTCGCGACGGTGCTCGTCCTGTCGACGGCCGCGCTGCTCGTCACCGACCCGGTGACCCCGGCGACCGGCTGGGTGCTCACCGTCGCCGCGCTGCTGGTGCTCGGCCGGGTGCCCGGCCGCACGCTCGCGCTCGCGCACGTCCCGTTCGTGGTGTTCGCGACGAGCCTGCTCGTCGTCAACGTCGTCACCCGGCCCGGCGGCGACGCCGTCCCGCTCGGTCCGCTCACCGTCGGCGCGGACGGGCTGACGATCGGCGCGGCGCTCGCGGTGCGCACGCTGTTCGTGGGCGCGCTGTCCCTCGCGCTCGTCCTCACGACCGACCCCGTGCGCCTGATGACGAGCCTGCACCAGCACGCGCGCCTGCCCGCGACCTGGACGTTCGCCGTGCTCGCCGCGCACCGGCTCCTCGTCGAGCTCCCCGACGCGTGGCACACGATCCGCTGCGCCCAGGCCGTGCGCGACCCTCGGCGCCACCCCGGCCGGCTCCCCCGGTCGCCACGGTCGCTCGGCGCGGCCGCCTTCGCGCTCCTCGTCGGCGCGGTGCGCCGGTCGGAGCGCCTGACGGTCGCGCTCGAGTCGCGCGGGCTGGGCTCCGGCCCCCGGACGACCTCGCGGCCCGTCCCGCTCCGCGTGCCCGACGTCGTCGCGGCGGGCGCCGTCCTGGCCGTCGCCGGCGCGGTGGTCGCGGCGGGCGTCCTCGGGGGGTGGGTGACCGGGATCGGCGCGCTCACCGCCTGA
- a CDS encoding ABC transporter ATP-binding protein: MAEHAVTRTPDAVAPDAVAADGLTVRLGHHGARVLDGVDVTVPAGTSLLVLGPSGCGKSTLLRALVGVVPHTLPGTVAGRLRVTGLDPREVPPPALAARVGLVQQRPGDQLCLARVDEELRFALENRGADPRTMDARATAALTAVGAAHLHDRPTHALSGGEAQRVAVAAALVADPELVVLDEPTALLDPASAHDVGALVTGLARHPGPDDGHDVAPRHRSVVLVEHRLDDLGALPDTVLVLGREGRVVAHGPTDRVLRAHARDLADLGCWLPLAVRLEQAGAPGPIGSPETDDWLVDLARSSPARPGTSDRPPAATPGGAARPVALRARDLAVHRGGLRAGRSRHVGTAVVRGVDLDVRAGEVLAVVGPNGGGKSTLLRGLAGLERTTGDVATATGEPVAMVFQDPEHQFVARTVREEVAWSARLARLADVDARVDRTLAAFGLEHLADANPYRLSGGEQRRLSLATATVLDPPVLLADEPTFGLDRAQTATAARVLRERADAGGAVVVVLHDLSLVAAAADRVAVVVDGALVTVAEPSAVLADDALCALAGLRRPPLLDWWARVGRGRGVDPGVLVRALDTACDAGYEVEARNAPGTGLVGAPTPAAAVPAEATP, encoded by the coding sequence GTGGCTGAGCACGCTGTCACCCGCACGCCCGACGCCGTCGCCCCCGACGCGGTCGCAGCCGACGGCCTGACCGTGCGCCTCGGGCACCACGGCGCCCGGGTGCTCGACGGCGTCGACGTCACCGTCCCCGCCGGGACGAGCCTGCTGGTCCTCGGCCCGTCCGGGTGCGGGAAGTCGACCCTCCTGCGCGCGCTCGTCGGCGTCGTCCCGCACACGCTCCCGGGTACCGTCGCGGGCCGGCTGCGGGTGACCGGGCTCGACCCGCGCGAGGTGCCGCCGCCCGCGCTCGCCGCGCGCGTGGGCCTCGTCCAGCAGCGGCCCGGTGACCAGCTCTGCCTGGCGCGCGTGGACGAGGAGCTGCGGTTCGCGCTCGAGAACCGCGGCGCCGACCCCCGCACCATGGACGCCCGCGCGACCGCGGCGCTCACCGCCGTCGGCGCCGCGCACCTGCACGACCGCCCGACCCACGCGCTGTCGGGCGGGGAGGCGCAGCGCGTCGCGGTCGCCGCGGCGCTCGTCGCCGACCCGGAGCTCGTCGTCCTCGACGAGCCCACCGCGCTGCTGGACCCCGCCTCCGCCCACGACGTCGGGGCGCTCGTCACCGGTCTCGCGCGCCACCCCGGGCCCGACGACGGTCACGACGTGGCGCCACGGCACCGCTCGGTCGTGCTCGTCGAGCACCGCCTGGACGACCTGGGCGCGCTGCCGGACACGGTCCTGGTGCTCGGCCGCGAGGGTCGGGTCGTCGCGCACGGCCCCACCGACCGCGTCCTGCGCGCTCACGCGCGCGACCTCGCCGACCTGGGGTGCTGGCTGCCGCTCGCGGTCCGGCTCGAACAAGCCGGCGCCCCGGGGCCGATCGGCTCCCCCGAGACCGACGACTGGCTGGTCGACCTCGCGCGGTCGTCGCCCGCGCGCCCGGGGACCTCGGACCGGCCCCCGGCCGCGACCCCGGGCGGCGCAGCGCGCCCGGTCGCGCTCCGGGCCCGTGACCTCGCCGTCCACCGCGGCGGACTCCGCGCGGGGCGGTCCCGGCACGTCGGCACGGCCGTCGTGCGCGGCGTGGACCTCGACGTCCGCGCGGGCGAGGTGCTCGCCGTCGTCGGGCCCAACGGGGGCGGCAAGTCGACGCTCCTGCGCGGCCTGGCCGGGCTCGAGCGCACCACGGGCGACGTCGCGACCGCGACCGGCGAGCCGGTCGCGATGGTGTTCCAGGACCCCGAGCACCAGTTCGTGGCCCGCACGGTGCGCGAGGAGGTCGCCTGGTCGGCCCGGCTCGCGCGGCTCGCCGACGTCGACGCGCGCGTCGACCGGACGCTCGCCGCGTTCGGGCTCGAACATCTCGCCGACGCGAACCCGTACCGGCTCTCGGGCGGCGAGCAGCGGCGCCTGTCCCTGGCGACCGCGACCGTCCTCGACCCGCCGGTCCTCCTCGCCGACGAGCCCACCTTCGGGCTGGACCGGGCCCAGACCGCGACGGCCGCCCGCGTGCTGCGGGAGCGCGCCGACGCGGGCGGTGCGGTGGTCGTCGTCTTGCACGACCTGTCGCTCGTCGCGGCCGCCGCCGACCGGGTGGCCGTGGTCGTGGACGGCGCGCTCGTCACGGTCGCGGAGCCGTCAGCCGTCCTCGCCGACGACGCGCTGTGCGCGCTCGCTGGCCTGCGCCGGCCCCCGCTGCTCGACTGGTGGGCACGCGTCGGCCGCGGTCGCGGCGTCGACCCGGGCGTGCTCGTCCGCGCGCTCGACACCGCGTGCGACGCCGGGTACGAGGTCGAGGCCCGCAACGCCCCGGGCACCGGGCTCGTGGGCGCACCGACGCCCGCAGCGGCCGTCCCCGCGGAGGCGACCCCGTGA
- a CDS encoding ECF transporter S component yields the protein MAEPRTTPQQATPSAAVPTDRPPTGSAGVSPGVSVGGAPGPAVRPTGRLAPRRGLTLHETVLIAVLGVVFGFVYWAFVQLWAPLQLAMGPLADLAANVLAGAWIVVGPLATYIVRKPGVGILAETLAALVEVVFLASPAGPLLLVVGLVQGVGAELPFALTRYRRFGWWVFVASGVSAALVTFAFNAVRFGWLGQDYAILRLGVQVVSCVVLCGLAARLLGDALARTGALDAFAIGAARRG from the coding sequence ATGGCCGAGCCCCGCACCACCCCGCAGCAGGCGACTCCGAGCGCCGCCGTACCCACCGACCGGCCGCCCACCGGGTCGGCCGGCGTGTCGCCCGGCGTGTCGGTCGGCGGGGCGCCCGGTCCCGCGGTCCGCCCGACCGGGCGTCTCGCGCCGCGTCGCGGGCTGACGCTGCACGAGACGGTGCTGATCGCCGTCCTCGGCGTGGTCTTCGGGTTCGTGTACTGGGCGTTCGTCCAGCTCTGGGCCCCGCTCCAGCTCGCGATGGGCCCCCTCGCGGACCTCGCCGCGAACGTCCTCGCGGGCGCGTGGATCGTCGTCGGCCCCCTGGCCACGTACATCGTGCGCAAGCCGGGGGTCGGCATCCTCGCCGAGACCCTCGCCGCGCTCGTCGAGGTCGTCTTCCTCGCCTCCCCCGCGGGGCCGCTGCTGCTCGTCGTGGGCCTGGTCCAGGGCGTCGGTGCCGAGCTGCCGTTCGCGCTCACGAGGTACCGCCGGTTCGGCTGGTGGGTGTTCGTCGCGTCCGGCGTGAGCGCCGCGCTCGTCACGTTCGCCTTCAACGCCGTGCGCTTCGGCTGGCTCGGGCAGGACTACGCGATCCTCCGGCTCGGGGTCCAGGTCGTGTCGTGCGTCGTGCTGTGCGGCCTCGCGGCCCGCCTCCTCGGCGACGCGCTCGCCCGCACGGGCGCCCTCGACGCGTTCGCCATCGGCGCGGCCCGCCGTGGCTGA
- a CDS encoding peptidylprolyl isomerase, translating to MSTKSREREQARRREEKWDQHVAQLRARRQRTWSIVGVVAALVVIGVAVWWALSATQAPGTDPGGDGDETAPAASGEHTLPPASAAEGRDWTSTLTTSAGDITLTLDGADAPQAVASFVSLAESGYFDGTSCHRLTTSGIFVLQCGDPTGTGTGGPGYSFGPIENPPSDDVYPAGTVAMARQGGNAESMGSQFFLVYEDSTIPSDAAGGYTVFGTITSGLDVVQAVADAGTQDGSGDGSPATPVTIEGVETQ from the coding sequence GTGTCGACGAAGAGTCGCGAGCGCGAGCAGGCGCGCCGTCGTGAGGAGAAGTGGGACCAGCACGTGGCCCAGCTCCGCGCGAGGCGCCAGCGGACCTGGTCGATCGTCGGCGTCGTCGCGGCGCTCGTGGTGATCGGCGTCGCCGTGTGGTGGGCGCTGTCGGCCACCCAGGCACCGGGCACCGACCCCGGTGGCGACGGCGACGAGACCGCTCCGGCGGCGTCCGGCGAGCACACGCTGCCCCCCGCCTCTGCTGCGGAGGGCCGCGACTGGACCTCGACGCTCACCACGAGCGCGGGCGACATCACCCTCACGCTCGACGGCGCCGACGCTCCGCAGGCCGTCGCGAGCTTCGTGTCTCTCGCCGAGTCCGGGTACTTCGACGGCACGTCGTGCCACCGCCTCACCACGTCGGGCATCTTCGTGCTCCAGTGCGGCGACCCGACCGGCACGGGAACCGGCGGCCCGGGCTACTCGTTCGGCCCCATCGAGAACCCCCCGTCCGACGACGTGTACCCCGCGGGGACCGTCGCCATGGCGCGCCAGGGCGGGAACGCCGAGTCGATGGGCTCCCAGTTCTTCCTCGTGTACGAGGACTCGACCATCCCGTCCGACGCGGCGGGTGGTTACACGGTGTTCGGCACCATCACGTCCGGCCTGGACGTCGTCCAGGCAGTCGCTGACGCGGGGACGCAGGACGGATCCGGCGACGGGTCCCCCGCCACCCCGGTCACCATCGAAGGAGTTGAGACCCAGTGA
- a CDS encoding M23 family metallopeptidase, with the protein MVDAVELALPFAGTWLVQNSPARRVPSHGTHLFATTYAIDFVAVRGRRTADVRDWRTALGTEPPERFLGFGLPVLAPGAGTVVAAHDGEPDHEARRSPFALLGYAFTQASRARAGGAALAGNHVVLALDVPGAFVVLAHLRRGSVEVRPGHRVTPGDVVGRCGNSGNSTQPHVHVQAMDGPDAYVARGVPLAFRTYREHGLDAGVRGVALGVPGEGTVVEPT; encoded by the coding sequence GTGGTGGACGCGGTCGAGCTCGCCCTGCCGTTCGCGGGCACGTGGCTCGTGCAGAACAGCCCGGCGCGGCGCGTGCCGAGCCACGGGACGCACCTGTTCGCCACGACCTACGCGATCGACTTCGTCGCGGTCCGCGGCCGCCGTACCGCGGACGTGCGCGACTGGCGCACCGCGCTCGGCACCGAGCCGCCCGAACGGTTCCTCGGCTTCGGCCTGCCCGTCCTCGCGCCCGGCGCGGGCACGGTCGTCGCGGCGCACGACGGCGAGCCCGACCACGAGGCCCGGCGCTCGCCGTTCGCGCTGCTCGGGTACGCGTTCACGCAGGCGTCCCGGGCACGTGCCGGCGGCGCGGCGCTCGCGGGGAACCACGTGGTGCTCGCCCTCGACGTCCCGGGCGCGTTCGTGGTCCTGGCCCACCTGCGGCGCGGGTCGGTCGAGGTGCGCCCGGGGCACCGGGTGACACCAGGTGACGTGGTGGGCCGGTGCGGGAACTCGGGGAACTCGACGCAGCCGCACGTGCACGTGCAGGCCATGGACGGCCCCGACGCGTACGTCGCGCGGGGCGTGCCGCTCGCGTTCCGCACGTACCGCGAGCACGGGCTCGACGCGGGCGTCCGCGGGGTCGCGCTCGGGGTCCCGGGCGAGGGAACGGTCGTCGAGCCGACGTGA
- the ligD gene encoding non-homologous end-joining DNA ligase: MAAATTPPVELDVRGRTVRVTSPDRVVFPARGVTKLDVVQYFLSVGDGILGALVDRPTTLERWPKGVFEGARMSTRTDNTGDAFYQKRIPKGAPDYVRTARIAFPSGRTADEVCPTELAVVAWAANLGTLTFHPWPVRGEDVEAVDQLRIDLDPQPGTDFDDAVRVAPHLREVLDELGLPGYPKTSGGRGIHVFVPIAPEWDFVAARRATIAIGRELERRLPEQVTTKWWKEERGAKIFVDYNQMARDRTIASAYSIRSNQRATVSAPLRWEELGDVHPDDFDVLTVPARFAEVGDLFAPLRADRDDPGASLEAALELSRRDEAEHGLGDLPYPPEYPKMPGEPKRVQPSKDRDRPRE; the protein is encoded by the coding sequence ATGGCCGCAGCCACGACACCTCCCGTGGAGCTCGACGTCCGTGGCCGGACCGTGCGCGTCACGAGCCCGGACCGCGTCGTCTTCCCCGCGCGCGGGGTGACCAAGCTCGACGTCGTGCAGTACTTCCTCAGCGTCGGTGACGGGATCCTCGGCGCCCTGGTCGACCGTCCGACCACGCTCGAACGCTGGCCCAAGGGCGTGTTCGAGGGAGCCCGGATGAGCACCCGCACCGACAACACCGGCGACGCGTTCTACCAGAAGCGCATCCCCAAGGGCGCGCCCGACTACGTGCGCACCGCGCGCATCGCCTTCCCGAGCGGGCGGACCGCCGACGAGGTGTGCCCGACCGAGCTCGCCGTCGTCGCGTGGGCCGCGAACCTCGGGACCCTGACGTTCCACCCGTGGCCCGTGCGGGGCGAGGACGTCGAGGCCGTGGACCAGCTCCGCATCGACCTCGACCCCCAGCCCGGGACCGACTTCGACGACGCCGTGCGCGTCGCGCCGCACCTGCGCGAGGTGCTCGACGAGCTCGGCCTCCCCGGGTACCCGAAGACGTCGGGCGGGCGCGGCATCCACGTCTTCGTGCCGATCGCGCCCGAGTGGGACTTCGTCGCGGCACGCCGCGCGACGATCGCGATCGGCCGCGAGCTCGAGCGCCGCCTCCCCGAGCAGGTCACCACCAAGTGGTGGAAGGAGGAGCGCGGCGCCAAGATCTTCGTCGACTACAACCAGATGGCGCGCGACCGCACCATCGCCTCGGCGTACTCGATCCGATCCAACCAGCGCGCCACCGTCTCGGCGCCGCTGCGCTGGGAGGAGCTCGGCGACGTCCACCCGGACGACTTCGACGTGCTGACCGTGCCGGCCCGGTTCGCCGAGGTCGGCGACCTGTTCGCGCCGCTGCGCGCCGACCGGGACGACCCGGGGGCCTCGCTCGAGGCCGCGCTGGAGCTGTCCCGGCGCGACGAGGCGGAGCACGGGCTCGGCGACCTCCCCTATCCCCCGGAGTACCCCAAGATGCCGGGCGAGCCCAAGCGCGTGCAGCCGAGCAAGGACCGCGACCGGCCGCGCGAGTAG
- a CDS encoding DUF349 domain-containing protein: MSDPAKDQASAPAPEPAEASETGRVDATDVEPTDAPADAAAEAADATETPAPADEQPTDEPAAAQQPDDPAEQATDETAADTATSAEETAPGVAEPVTDVAPAEPTDAPTAEAQGPETPPTDDPAPAADAAAETEPVVEEAAAETEPVVEEAAAETEAAAAPKPAAPRPGPRPKPSAVPHPPRKPAPAAAGSPAAPASVPEVPAVPALADDSAAAKAAAEFGRVDEDGTVYVRESAGERSVGQFPGVDTEEALALYVRRYLDLQAKVALFEARLTSTDLSVKEIDQTITRLTEETAEPSAVGDLDGLRAQVEALRGAAAERRGQLEAERATAKAAALEARTEIIEAAEKIAATDPSRMQWRPAGEELRGLLDRWKEAQRSGPRIDRTSEEALWKRFSHARTAFDRERRHYFAELEQRNASAKTAKEKLVAEAEALSSSTDWGPTAGAYRDLMARWKAAGRASRKDDDALWARFRAAQDTFFQARDAANSATDAEYAANLEVKEALLAEAEKLVPVKNLGAAKAALRDLQERWEEAGRVPRGDLQRVEGRLRAVENAVRDAEQAQWTRTNPETRARAEGAAAQLESAIEGLEADLAAAQSRGDARAVKDLETALTARRAWLEQVVRAAEDSRG; this comes from the coding sequence GTGAGCGATCCCGCCAAGGACCAGGCGAGCGCACCGGCACCGGAGCCCGCGGAGGCGAGCGAGACCGGACGGGTCGACGCGACAGACGTGGAGCCGACGGACGCCCCCGCCGACGCGGCCGCCGAGGCCGCCGACGCGACCGAGACCCCGGCCCCTGCTGACGAGCAGCCCACGGACGAGCCCGCTGCCGCGCAGCAGCCCGACGACCCGGCCGAGCAGGCGACGGACGAGACCGCGGCGGACACCGCGACGAGCGCGGAGGAGACCGCTCCGGGCGTCGCCGAGCCTGTCACCGACGTCGCGCCGGCCGAGCCGACCGACGCACCGACCGCCGAGGCGCAGGGCCCCGAGACGCCCCCGACCGACGACCCGGCACCCGCGGCCGACGCCGCCGCCGAGACCGAGCCCGTCGTCGAAGAGGCCGCCGCCGAGACCGAGCCCGTCGTCGAGGAGGCCGCCGCCGAGACCGAGGCCGCGGCGGCGCCGAAGCCCGCCGCTCCGCGACCGGGCCCCCGCCCCAAGCCCTCCGCCGTGCCCCACCCGCCGCGCAAGCCCGCTCCGGCGGCAGCGGGCTCCCCGGCCGCTCCGGCGTCCGTACCCGAGGTGCCGGCGGTCCCGGCGCTCGCCGACGACTCGGCCGCGGCGAAGGCAGCGGCCGAGTTCGGCCGCGTCGACGAGGACGGCACCGTCTACGTCCGCGAGAGCGCCGGCGAGCGTTCCGTCGGTCAGTTCCCCGGCGTCGACACCGAGGAGGCGCTCGCGCTGTACGTGCGGCGGTACCTCGACCTCCAGGCGAAGGTCGCGCTCTTCGAGGCGCGCCTGACGAGCACCGACCTGTCGGTCAAGGAGATCGACCAGACGATCACGCGCCTCACCGAGGAGACCGCCGAGCCGTCCGCCGTCGGCGACCTCGACGGCTTGCGCGCGCAGGTCGAGGCGCTGCGCGGTGCCGCGGCCGAGCGCCGCGGCCAGCTCGAGGCGGAGCGCGCCACCGCCAAGGCGGCCGCTCTCGAGGCTCGGACCGAGATCATCGAGGCGGCCGAGAAGATCGCTGCGACCGACCCGAGCCGCATGCAGTGGCGGCCCGCCGGCGAGGAGCTGCGCGGCCTGCTCGACCGCTGGAAGGAGGCGCAGCGCTCCGGCCCGCGTATCGACCGGACGAGCGAGGAGGCGCTCTGGAAGCGGTTCAGCCACGCGCGGACCGCGTTCGACCGCGAGCGTCGGCACTACTTCGCCGAGCTCGAGCAGCGCAACGCCTCCGCCAAGACGGCCAAGGAGAAGCTCGTCGCCGAGGCCGAGGCGCTGTCGTCCAGCACGGACTGGGGTCCGACCGCCGGCGCGTACCGCGACCTCATGGCGCGGTGGAAGGCCGCCGGCCGGGCGAGCCGCAAGGACGACGACGCGCTGTGGGCCCGGTTCCGCGCCGCGCAGGACACGTTCTTCCAGGCCCGCGACGCGGCCAACTCGGCGACCGACGCCGAGTACGCGGCCAACCTCGAGGTCAAGGAGGCGCTGCTCGCGGAGGCGGAGAAGCTCGTCCCGGTGAAGAACCTCGGCGCGGCGAAGGCGGCGCTGCGCGACCTCCAGGAGCGTTGGGAGGAGGCCGGCCGCGTGCCGCGCGGCGACCTGCAGCGCGTCGAGGGTCGCCTGCGCGCGGTCGAGAACGCCGTCCGCGACGCCGAGCAGGCGCAGTGGACGCGGACCAACCCCGAGACGCGGGCGCGCGCCGAGGGCGCCGCGGCGCAGCTCGAGTCCGCGATCGAGGGCCTCGAGGCGGACCTCGCGGCGGCGCAGAGCCGCGGGGACGCGCGTGCGGTCAAGGACCTCGAGACCGCGCTGACCGCGCGCCGTGCCTGGCTCGAGCAGGTCGTGCGCGCGGCGGAGGACTCGCGCGGCTGA
- the hisS gene encoding histidine--tRNA ligase has translation MARPTPLSGFPEWLPDGRIVEQHVLDTLRRVFELHGFGGIETRAVEPLDQLLRKGETSKEVYVLRRLQEETGDADDARRDKGDKQLGLHFDLTVPFARYVLENAGHLAFPFKRYQIQKVWRGERPQDGRFREFTQADIDVVGAGELPYHYEVELPLVMAEALGALRDIGVPEVRVLVNNRRVAEGFYRGLGIDAVDEVLRQIDKLDKIGPEKVAALLVSEAGVTPEQAGACLALAAISGSDTGVVDRVRALAAEHGVVSDLLETGLGELGALVEAASVRAPGVVVADLKIARGLDYYTGSVYETVLVGHEQLGSICSGGRYDTLASDGANTYPGVGLSIGVSRLVSRLLSAGLVRATRSVPSAVVVAVTSEETRGASDAVATALRSRGVPVEVAPAAAKFGKQIRYADRRGIPFVWFPGRVEEDGTRSPDQVKDIRSGEQVDADAATWAPPAEDLHPRVVPAGD, from the coding sequence ATGGCCAGGCCCACACCCCTCTCCGGTTTCCCCGAATGGCTCCCCGACGGTCGGATCGTCGAGCAGCACGTCCTCGACACCCTGCGTCGGGTGTTCGAGCTGCACGGGTTCGGCGGGATCGAGACGCGCGCGGTCGAGCCGCTCGACCAGCTCCTGCGCAAGGGCGAGACGTCCAAGGAGGTCTACGTCCTGCGGCGCCTGCAGGAGGAGACCGGGGACGCCGACGACGCCCGCCGGGACAAGGGCGACAAGCAGCTCGGCCTGCACTTCGACCTCACGGTCCCCTTCGCGCGCTACGTGCTGGAGAACGCCGGGCACCTCGCCTTCCCGTTCAAGCGCTACCAGATCCAGAAGGTGTGGCGCGGCGAGCGCCCCCAGGACGGGCGCTTCCGCGAGTTCACCCAGGCCGACATCGACGTCGTCGGCGCGGGCGAGCTGCCGTACCACTACGAGGTCGAGCTGCCGCTCGTCATGGCGGAGGCGCTCGGCGCGCTGCGCGACATCGGCGTGCCCGAGGTCCGCGTCCTGGTCAACAACCGCCGGGTCGCCGAGGGCTTCTACCGCGGTCTCGGGATCGACGCCGTGGACGAGGTCCTGCGCCAGATCGACAAGCTCGACAAGATCGGCCCCGAGAAGGTGGCCGCGCTGCTGGTCTCCGAGGCCGGGGTCACGCCCGAGCAGGCCGGGGCGTGCCTCGCGCTCGCGGCGATCAGCGGGAGCGACACGGGCGTCGTCGACCGCGTGCGGGCGCTCGCGGCCGAGCACGGCGTGGTGAGCGACCTGCTCGAGACCGGGCTCGGCGAGCTCGGCGCGCTCGTCGAGGCGGCGAGCGTGCGCGCCCCGGGCGTCGTCGTCGCCGACCTCAAGATCGCGCGCGGGCTCGACTACTACACGGGCTCGGTCTACGAGACCGTGCTCGTCGGGCACGAGCAGCTCGGATCGATCTGCTCGGGCGGCCGGTACGACACGCTCGCGTCCGACGGCGCGAACACCTACCCCGGGGTCGGCCTGTCGATCGGCGTGTCCCGCCTCGTCTCGCGCCTGCTCTCGGCGGGCCTGGTCCGGGCGACGCGCTCCGTGCCGAGCGCCGTCGTCGTCGCGGTGACGAGCGAGGAGACGCGCGGTGCGTCCGACGCGGTCGCGACCGCGCTGCGGTCGCGGGGCGTCCCGGTCGAGGTCGCGCCGGCCGCCGCCAAGTTCGGCAAGCAGATCCGCTACGCCGACCGGCGCGGGATCCCGTTCGTCTGGTTCCCGGGGCGCGTCGAGGAGGACGGGACGCGCTCGCCCGACCAGGTGAAGGACATCCGCTCGGGCGAGCAGGTGGACGCCGACGCCGCGACGTGGGCGCCGCCTGCCGAGGACCTGCACCCGCGCGTCGTGCCGGCGGGCGACTGA